In a genomic window of Halobiforma lacisalsi AJ5:
- the trkA gene encoding Trk system potassium transporter TrkA, translating into MRVVIVGAGEVGRTIAHNLEESHDVVVVDRDPDVVEELTYSRDVLSIQGDGTELGTLEEADVERADLVIACTDNDEANVVICGATKTVSDAFTIARVRRRTLLETWEGSQGAFGVDFMVCTDLLTARAIVRISDLPATQDVDTFVGGLVRMAEFEVCPESPVAGSTVSDADRYDSLTFAGVFRDDEMIVATGDTVLQAGDRIVVIGSTSSVADFARDVAAPTSEEGNEVVVVGGGEVGYQTAREFEDHGYRPRLIERDHERAREVAEALPNTMVMESDGTDAEFLIREHVDEADLVVAALDSDEKNLLVSLLAERIGVERTVAVIENREYVDLFETVGVDVAVNPREETAEEIVRFTRADHTEKVAMLEHDRAEVIEFEVNGDGVLSGKPIVDAMRSLPDGVVIGAISRQGELITPRGETVVQPGDHVVVFVDSAVIDDVIEAI; encoded by the coding sequence ATGCGCGTAGTCATCGTCGGGGCCGGGGAAGTCGGTCGGACTATCGCCCACAACCTCGAGGAGTCCCACGACGTGGTCGTCGTCGACCGCGACCCGGACGTCGTCGAGGAACTGACCTACTCCAGGGACGTCCTCTCGATCCAGGGCGACGGTACCGAACTGGGAACGCTCGAGGAGGCCGACGTCGAACGGGCCGACCTCGTCATCGCCTGTACGGACAACGACGAAGCGAACGTCGTCATCTGTGGAGCAACCAAAACCGTCAGCGACGCGTTCACGATCGCCCGCGTGCGCCGCCGAACCCTGCTCGAGACCTGGGAGGGATCCCAGGGGGCGTTCGGCGTCGACTTCATGGTCTGTACGGACCTGTTGACGGCGCGAGCGATCGTCCGGATCTCCGACCTGCCCGCGACCCAGGACGTCGACACGTTCGTCGGCGGACTGGTCAGGATGGCGGAGTTCGAGGTCTGTCCGGAAAGTCCGGTTGCCGGATCGACGGTGAGCGACGCCGACCGGTACGACTCGCTGACGTTCGCAGGGGTCTTCCGGGACGACGAGATGATCGTCGCGACCGGGGATACGGTGTTGCAGGCAGGTGATCGGATCGTCGTCATCGGGAGTACCAGTTCCGTCGCCGACTTCGCCAGAGACGTGGCTGCACCGACGAGCGAGGAGGGCAACGAGGTCGTGGTCGTGGGCGGCGGCGAGGTCGGCTACCAGACCGCCCGGGAGTTCGAGGACCACGGCTACCGGCCCCGGCTGATCGAACGGGACCACGAGCGGGCCCGAGAAGTCGCCGAGGCCTTGCCGAACACGATGGTGATGGAGAGCGACGGGACCGACGCGGAGTTTCTCATACGCGAGCACGTCGACGAGGCGGATCTCGTCGTCGCTGCGCTCGACAGCGACGAGAAGAACCTGCTCGTCTCGCTGCTGGCCGAACGCATCGGCGTCGAGCGGACCGTGGCAGTCATCGAGAACCGCGAGTACGTCGACCTCTTCGAAACCGTCGGCGTCGACGTCGCGGTCAACCCTCGCGAGGAAACCGCCGAGGAGATCGTCCGCTTTACCCGCGCCGATCACACCGAGAAAGTCGCCATGCTCGAGCACGACCGGGCCGAGGTCATCGAGTTCGAGGTCAACGGCGACGGGGTCCTCTCCGGCAAGCCGATCGTCGACGCGATGCGGTCGCTTCCCGATGGGGTCGTCATCGGAGCGATCTCCCGTCAAGGCGAACTGATTACCCCCCGTGGCGAGACGGTCGTCCAGCCGGGCGATCACGTCGTCGTGTTCGTCGATTCGGCAGTCATCGACGATGTAATCGAGGCGATCTGA